Below is a window of Camelina sativa cultivar DH55 chromosome 11, Cs, whole genome shotgun sequence DNA.
AATATGtcattttctatttatatgtCACAAAGACAAAAGACCATATTATCCTTTGACataagaaatgagaaaaataaaaaatatcattgaCTTTGGACATGTggtttgaaacaaacaaaaatggtgaTGATGTGATTGTTTTGTACGTATACCAAAAGGAAATTAATGCAGAattttttcctctttaattAAGCTGTATTAGAGTAATTGTCATTGTTCAGCATTAAACCTAAACacatctggaaaaaaaaatgaagtcgGTGGAGTTCTCTGGCTAACATTGTTGATCTCCAAAGTTGACCAATGTCACGCTGAATGTCTTCGGATCTCTGCGATGGACAACAGACATGTTAGTGTGATGAACTTattgtttgaaaataaaaattggtccATATGAAATTTAATAGACAATATGGCTAGATAGACAAAAAGTAAGCATACTATgttccatatataaaatttcagtGGACGAAAAAATGATCAAACTAGTCCATAGAGAAGTACCTTGTTTGTGCAGTAACATTGTTGTCCTCCACTAGTTCACCAATGTCAAGCTGAACATATTCGGACATGTGTGATGGACAACACAGTGTGAGTTCAATGGACTTTAAGTTTTAAAACGAAAATGGTCCATCAAGAATTTAATAGACAACATGGTCAGATAGACAAGAAGTAAACCTAGTGTGGTGTAGAAATGAATATACAGTGGACTTAACAATGATCAAAACTGGTCCATAGAGACATACCTTCTTTGTGCAGTAACATTGTTGTCGAGTTCACCAGTGTCAGGTTTAATGTCTTCAAACCTGTGGGATGGACAAAACATATGTGAGTTTGATGGacttatagttttaaaacaaaaattgggaACTTAATAGACTAAATAGATGATAGACAAAAAGTAAGCGTACGATGGACCAGAAATGTAGTGGactaaacaaagataaactTGTCCGTAAAGACATACcttctttttgtaataaaattgttGTCCTCCGGGACTTCACCAATGTTAGTGAGAACATCTTTAGACATGTGGGATAGACAACAAATTGTTAGTGTGATAGACTTAatgttttaaactaaaaatttgtCCATCAGGAATTTAATAGACAACAGTGttggatagaaaaaaaataagcgTACTCTGGTCCACAAATGAAAATACaattgaccaaaaagataaaaacaggTCCATAGAGATACCTTCTTTGGTCAGTCATATTGTTGTCCTCTAGGAGTTCATCAATGACAAACTAGGTGTCTTCAGAGCTGTGCAATGGACAACAACCATGTTAGTAGAAAGTGCCATGATGGACAAAAAAAGTAAGCTTAGTCCCATTGTGAAAGCATCAGGACTTACCTAGTTGGGGTATGGGCAAGTCTGTCATCCTCTAGTCTCTGATTTAGAGGTTAGGGAGGGGAGGGAAGTAGGAGATctacaaaatatacaaaacgaAATACATGTTAGAGAACCTATCCCAAATAGGTTTATCAGAATTTGATCCGTTAACTAAAAATTGTGTGGTCTAACTTGTTCACTAAGCAGATCTTGTCACTAAAAACACCAACGACAAAATATTGTAAGGAACAAAATTATGTTAGGACAAATACATGTTTGGCCGTTGAATCTGTTCTACCGGAAGCACAACAAGTTTGCTATAGGATAAGTAAATCAAAGGACAATTTTTGTTCGTCAGCGACAGTATATCTAGTCCAGTAAATAGGTCTAAGGATAAGTTTTCGGTGGACAAACCTGGTTGGGTGTTGGATCTGGCTCTTCGGAGATTCACCATGTCCATGTGTGTGTTTGGGGTCGCAAAACTTAGGGTCAGAAGATGAGAGAATAAAACATTACATGCGGCCGGCAGAACGAAAGAGATGGAGGTTTGTCGCCGGAATGTAGAGAGCGAttgagatggaagaagatgatcttgTGTTGGAGGAAGATGAGCAGTCTGCGATCGAATTTAGGTTCGTGTGTTTTCGTTTAACGATGGGAGATTTAattatttctctgttttatctCAACTCTccataaaagaaattaattagacttagattacaaaataaagaaggTATAAGGGTCATTTAAATAGCGGGTTCTGGCAGACGGGATAAAGGTTTTTAGTAAGTGGCATAATCGAAAAAGTTTGGTACTGTGTATGACATAAATGATAATTTTCTCTTCAACAAAAAGGCATCATCACTATAAAAATTTGAATCgtatatccttttttttaataaaaccttaattatattatttatctttagtTTGGGGATACAACAATACGAAGAAGATAAAAGCGATGAGTACGTTAAGTacttttcatataatattttaaaaaaagaaaaacttcttCAAGTGTAGTAGACACATGAACCGTGACTTGGGTCGACAAATTCAAAACAGCCCGTTTTGGCGAAGTTGCAAGCACTTTCGATACGACCATGACTATGATAGTAAGCGTTCATGACATACGACGCATGGCCTCGTACAGTATTAGGTTCATAGCAACTTCCACCGGGCTGGATCGGTGTACAGTCAACATTCTGGCCACCACAAACATAATCTATATTAGCTTGTAACTGTTTGTCTGTCGCAGTTGGTAACGGCATACACCATTGTCTGTAGCTAGTCACGACAGGAATCGCCACAGCAGATAGAAGGAGAAAGAACGTTAACAGCTGCGATGACATTtggaacaaataaaaaaagatcaagaatttttgtaatgtgtattatattttgtaagaaTGTAATGCTGTGCGTATATCATTTCAGTGTGATTACGGGGTTCTTATACAGAGATGCAATGGAGAATTAatcaatgagtttatgaccgAAGACAAATTAAGGATTTGGGACTCACAATGATATGGAAATTACATATGGAGTAAGTTTCCGTTAATGGTACGTTTTTGCAAGTACATGGAAATATATACTAAAGACTCTTTCAAACAAGACTGATTCTTGGGAAGAGAGATTCAATAGAccaattctttataaattgttccatttcaaaaatatatatttccgaTTAGAAATTACCATATCTCTCGGTTTGTTTAAACATGGAAAACAcgaattcaaatattatgttccaaatttatagaatttatattattttatacttttctgAAGTAGAAGCTGCATGAATCATGATGTCcacaaaaaaagagtaaaagtgACCTAGATTTTCCCTGCACCAAAATGTTAAAAGATATAGAATAACAGAGTGTAATGAgtcttaaaatcttaaaagatATAGAATATAGTTTAATGGAGTTTAATGAATTATTCAAgaaatttgacttttttttttaataggatcTCAtcttgataaaataaaaaacatgagaGTAAACAACGatcattattaatattataaaagtttttttttttttcagagattGACAAATGACAACTCGGCTTTTTCATTCAATGTTTGACACATCAATAGCCTACCAAATTATAACAACTAATacatctcatatatattttttttttttacaaggtgattacatcaattttttttttttttttctttcactgtAACCTCAAACCCTAGCTAGGTTCGTAATGATCTAGGAGAAGCCACGTACGATTGATCCGGAGTCTGGGGATTTGAAAATTTCTCGGAGGTTTACGGTTACTTCGAATCACCGTAGTTTATACGATTGGGCACTGACCAGGTGAGGTGACGACGTCGGGTCTTCATATTCTTGTCTAGGCTTGATCCAACTATGAGTTGCAACTTGCAAGGTATCagaattttgttcttttatgagTTATGAGTTTTACTTTTGGTGCTTCAGGAAGATTTCTTGATTTTGGGATAACAGAATAACTTATATTAGATATTAGAGAAGTTTGATGCCAgcttatataatattttataaattatttggaGCTTCGGCTTTAATTAACAAGttccaacacacacacacatatatatatatatatatacatgcatagaTCTTAATAAGATACGTAAACGCAAGCACCATGGCTTGGGTCGTGACGAACTTCAGTGCCAGTACCGCTGAAAGTGCATTGCTTTTTGGTGCTACCAAGTTCCTGGTAATACGAGTTCATTACATACGACGCGTGGTCTCTTAGTGTATTTGGTTCATAGCAAACTCCACCGGGATTGATCGGTCTACAATCACGGAATCCTCCTGCGTCGCTGCAACACCAGTCTATAGTGTCTTGTAGCTGCTGATCTGTTGCTTTATTATTCGCCACGCACCATACTCCTTTGTTTTCAGCTGCCCGCGAGAGGTTTCTTAGTGCTGAGGTCACGGAGACCGTAGATACGAGGATGAACAAGAGAAGCGTCAATGATAGAGAccttaatgtttttgtttttgtgaccattattgattttgtagatgGTCGATGATTCAATTGATATTTCTTCACAAGAGTGATTTATATTGGGGATGATATGATAGAGTTTAATAAATGTATcattaaattttcatttctttttgttttgactaattaataaaatctgAAAGATGTAGAATATAATTTAATGACATCATTTAAGAagtctgacttttttttttataataggaTCTCATCTTGATAAAAGAGATGCTTTATCACATTGGGCACTATTTGTAAACATTGCAAATTTCAAGTACCGAATATCAAAATTCTATAATATGTGCGAGCCATGAGACAACTTCAGGGTCTTAATTgcaattttgaataaaatatatatgcgCGTTTTAAAACTTAAGAAATATCAGGTTATTACACGATAGGTACATAATTTCACTCTAAATTCTCACTTGTGTCTCTTTATAAAAAAGGACGAAACTAACCCCCATAAAGCCAAAAACgcgattgtaaaaaaaaaaaaaaaaaaaaattaaaactttgattgtttcttcttcttcttcgggtcTCTTCGTTTTGTTTCCTTACCCTTTCTTTGATTTGATCTTCTCTTCTCGGTTGAAATTCTTTAGAGATTTCTGTAAAAACTGTAATGTGATTTCGAGTAAATCATGACCAAGCCTGAAGAAATTTCCGACCCGGATCCGAAACAACCGTCTCGATCTTCCTCCGATGAGGTCACCGTCGCCGTCGCCGATCGGGATCGTTCTGATCAAAATCAGGTTACTGAGGAGCTAAGTGATCAATTTAGGAATGTGGGTTTGGATGATGATTCTGCGAATGAGCGGAGTGTGCCAATTAGTGGTTATGAGGAGGGTAATGTAGAGACGGAGTTGAGGGCGTTAGGCAACGAtcagaaggaggaggaagaagaagataggagCGAGCGTGAGAGTAACGTTGAGAAGAGAATGATTGTGTATCCAGTGAGACCTGATGCAGAGGATTGTTCGTTCTATATGAGAACTGGGAGTTGCAAATATGGATCAAGTTGCAAGTTCAATCACCCTGTTCGAAGGAGACCTCAAGTAATTTGCTTTTACTTGATCATCTCTGCATGTttattataaattcaaattgTGATAGagaatttcagattttgtttgcTCTCCTGAGATGAAACTGATTCTTAATTGGGTGGTTTCTCTGTTGAACTTAGGCAAaggagaataataataaattatgtatgTGGCGTATCAGTCTTATGTTTATTCAATCAAAAGGGGAAAGCCTTGATTTAgatttatgttttagttttgagttgCTTCGTTTTCTATTGCTCTGCCTCTGCTCTTTTGGTTTAGGATTTGAAATTGTCTAGGGAGAGTATAAGAGGGAAAAGGAGTTTATATAAAAGGAAATGATCTTCTTATATCCCCCTTTTAGCTATtctaatgttttgtttattggaAGATTGGTAGGGAGAAAGTAAGGGAAAGGGAAGAGGATGTGGATAATCTGAAGTTGATGGAGTGCAAGGTTTAATTTCTTTCCTTTACTCTGTAATGGCGCagtcttttttttatatcatttatgGTACTATGCTCACACTTCGTTCAAACATCTTACACTTGTATGCTAGTCGGGTCATGTTATTGTCTTATACTGTGATTACAATAGCTTTCTCAGTTAAGAGAATTGTGTATTTGCCAGATAGTGAACAATTAAGTTTTCTGGTGTGGTTATTCTTTTGTACATGGAAAATTCCTTGATGCTTTAGGTGCTCTTGGTTTGTAAAAGGTGGATGATAAGTGTCT
It encodes the following:
- the LOC104726931 gene encoding major pollen allergen Ole e 10-like, with translation MSSQLLTFFLLLSAVAIPVVTSYRQWCMPLPTATDKQLQANIDYVCGGQNVDCTPIQPGGSCYEPNTVRGHASYVMNAYYHSHGRIESACNFAKTGCFEFVDPSHGSCVYYT
- the LOC104726932 gene encoding major pollen allergen Ole e 10-like, yielding MVTKTKTLRSLSLTLLLFILVSTVSVTSALRNLSRAAENKGVWCVANNKATDQQLQDTIDWCCSDAGGFRDCRPINPGGVCYEPNTLRDHASYVMNSYYQELGSTKKQCTFSGTGTEVRHDPSHGACVYVSY